A genomic segment from Paramixta manurensis encodes:
- the guaA gene encoding glutamine-hydrolyzing GMP synthase, whose protein sequence is MTTENIHKHRILILDFGSQYTQLVARRVRELGVYCELWAWDVTEEQIRQFNPNGIILSGGPESTTELNSPRAPEYVFTAGVPVLGVCYGMQTMAMQLGGKVEGSSEREFGYAQVEVVTQSALVRDIEDAISDAGKPLLDVWMSHGDKVTAIPSDFVTVASTESCPFAIMANEEKRFYGVQFHPEVTHTRQGLRMLERFVRDICQCEALWTPAKIIEDAVERLRAQVGNDRVILGLSGGVDSSVTAMLLHRAIGERLTCVFVDNGLLRLNEAEQVLEMFGDHFGLNIVHVPAEARFLDALAGIDDPEAKRKTIGRVFIEVFDEEAGKLTEVKWLAQGTIYPDVIESAASATGKAHVIKSHHNVGGLPEEMALGLVEPLKELFKDEVRKIGLELGLPYDMLYRHPFPGPGLGVRVLGEVKKEYCDLLRRADAIFIEELRKADLYNKVSQAFTVFLPVRSVGVMGDGRKYDWVVSLRAVETIDFMTAHWAHLPYDFLGRVSNRIINEVNGISRVVYDISGKPPATIEWE, encoded by the coding sequence ATGACAACGGAAAATATTCATAAACATCGCATATTGATCCTCGACTTTGGTTCGCAGTATACGCAACTGGTTGCGCGCCGCGTGCGTGAGCTTGGCGTTTATTGTGAACTGTGGGCATGGGATGTTACCGAAGAGCAGATTCGTCAGTTCAATCCAAACGGTATTATTTTGTCTGGCGGCCCGGAAAGCACCACCGAACTGAATAGCCCGCGAGCGCCGGAATATGTGTTTACCGCTGGTGTACCGGTGTTGGGCGTTTGCTATGGTATGCAAACCATGGCCATGCAATTGGGCGGCAAAGTAGAAGGCTCCAGCGAACGTGAGTTTGGTTATGCGCAGGTAGAAGTGGTGACCCAGAGCGCGCTGGTGCGTGATATCGAAGATGCGATTAGCGATGCGGGCAAACCGCTGCTGGACGTGTGGATGAGCCATGGCGATAAAGTTACCGCCATTCCGTCCGATTTCGTCACCGTTGCCAGTACCGAAAGCTGTCCGTTCGCGATTATGGCTAATGAAGAAAAACGTTTCTACGGCGTGCAGTTCCACCCGGAAGTGACCCATACGCGCCAGGGGCTGCGTATGCTGGAGCGCTTTGTGCGTGATATTTGTCAGTGCGAAGCGTTGTGGACCCCGGCCAAAATTATTGAAGATGCGGTTGAGCGCCTGCGCGCCCAGGTTGGCAACGACCGGGTGATCCTCGGTCTGTCCGGCGGGGTAGACTCTTCCGTTACCGCCATGCTGCTACATCGTGCGATTGGCGAACGTTTGACCTGTGTGTTTGTTGATAATGGCCTGTTGCGCCTGAATGAAGCTGAGCAGGTGCTGGAAATGTTCGGTGACCATTTCGGTCTAAATATTGTCCACGTCCCGGCGGAGGCTCGTTTCCTCGATGCGTTGGCTGGTATTGACGATCCGGAAGCGAAACGTAAAACCATTGGTCGTGTTTTCATTGAGGTGTTTGATGAAGAAGCCGGTAAGCTGACCGAGGTGAAATGGCTGGCGCAAGGCACCATCTATCCTGATGTGATTGAATCTGCCGCCTCGGCAACCGGTAAAGCGCATGTCATCAAATCGCACCATAATGTTGGCGGTCTGCCGGAAGAGATGGCGCTGGGGCTGGTTGAGCCGCTGAAAGAGCTGTTTAAAGATGAAGTACGCAAAATCGGCCTCGAACTCGGTCTGCCGTACGATATGCTGTATCGTCATCCCTTCCCGGGGCCGGGTTTAGGCGTGCGGGTATTGGGCGAAGTGAAGAAAGAGTATTGCGATCTGTTGCGCCGCGCGGATGCGATTTTTATTGAAGAACTGCGTAAAGCCGATCTCTACAACAAAGTCAGCCAGGCGTTTACCGTGTTCCTGCCGGTCCGTTCAGTTGGCGTGATGGGTGATGGCCGTAAATATGATTGGGTGGTTTCGCTGCGTGCGGTAGAAACTATCGACTTTATGACCGCGCACTGGGCGCATTTGCCGTATGACTTCCTTGGTCGCGTTTCCAACCGCATTATCAATGAAGTGAACGGTATTTCACGTGTGGTGTACGATATTTCCGGTAAACCACCGGCAACGATCGAGTGGGAATAG
- a CDS encoding AraC family transcriptional regulator: MTPLQELSTLIARHAGPLRPAIVQTAIPGLVVSAQSTPSEPIHHVFEPMFVLVVQGTKKVMLGERVFRYGAGEYLVVSVELPIASHIEFATVNEPCLAVGLMLKPTMIASLLLERAGNMPRSAMVKHPGLGVSPASHEVGDAVLRLLRLLDRPDDAVVLAPAIEREILWWLLNGPQGAMVRQIGLADSRLARIGHAIRWIRANYAQLLRIEDLSALAGMSESSFHRHFRAITTMTPGQYQKQVRLQEARVRLLTHTDDVATIGFSVGYNSPSQFSREYSRFYGIPPGRDAIRLREGQSVE, translated from the coding sequence ATGACGCCCTTACAAGAATTATCCACCCTGATTGCTCGTCACGCCGGGCCTCTGCGGCCGGCCATTGTGCAGACCGCTATTCCCGGCTTGGTGGTTTCCGCGCAGAGCACGCCGAGCGAGCCCATTCATCATGTCTTTGAGCCGATGTTTGTACTGGTCGTGCAGGGAACGAAAAAGGTCATGCTGGGTGAGCGTGTTTTCCGGTATGGCGCTGGCGAGTATCTGGTGGTGTCGGTGGAGTTACCGATTGCCAGCCACATTGAATTCGCGACGGTCAATGAACCCTGTCTAGCGGTGGGATTGATGTTGAAACCGACGATGATTGCGTCGTTATTGTTGGAAAGGGCAGGTAACATGCCGCGCAGCGCAATGGTAAAACACCCGGGGCTGGGCGTTAGTCCGGCCTCGCATGAAGTCGGAGATGCGGTGTTACGGCTGTTGCGTTTGCTTGACCGACCGGATGACGCAGTGGTGTTGGCTCCGGCGATTGAGCGGGAGATATTGTGGTGGCTATTAAACGGCCCGCAAGGGGCGATGGTGCGCCAAATTGGCTTGGCAGATAGCCGACTGGCGCGGATCGGCCATGCGATTCGCTGGATACGCGCTAACTATGCGCAACTGCTGAGGATTGAAGATTTATCGGCGCTGGCGGGCATGAGTGAATCCTCATTTCATCGCCATTTCCGCGCGATAACCACCATGACGCCGGGGCAGTATCAAAAGCAAGTGCGTTTGCAGGAAGCGCGAGTGCGGCTGCTTACCCACACCGATGATGTCGCGACGATTGGGTTTTCGGTGGGCTATAACAGCCCGTCCCAATTCAGCCGCGAATATAGCCGCTTTTATGGCATTCCTCCCGGTCGGGACGCGATACGCCTGCGGGAAGGGCAGAGCGTTGAGTGA
- a CDS encoding SDR family oxidoreductase — MKTILITGCSSGFGLETAKYFLERDWKVIATMRTPRTDLFPQSDRLSVIALDVTDPHSIARAVEAAGPIDVLVNNAGVGMLGALEGASMASIREIFATNTLGTIALTQAVIPQFRQRQAGTIVNVTSTVTVRPLPLLAVYTGSKAAVNAFTESLALELAPHNIRVRLVLPGAAPGTRFGENCRPHMENAFPEGYGDLAQHVLAGFENLTDITQAADVAEAVWRAVTDTNSPMRLPAGADAVKSFNAA, encoded by the coding sequence ATGAAAACGATTCTTATCACCGGCTGTTCATCGGGCTTTGGGCTGGAAACCGCCAAGTACTTTCTTGAGCGTGACTGGAAAGTGATTGCCACTATGCGTACGCCACGCACCGATCTGTTTCCGCAATCCGATCGTTTAAGTGTGATTGCGCTGGATGTGACTGATCCGCACAGTATCGCTCGCGCAGTAGAAGCCGCCGGTCCGATTGATGTGCTGGTTAACAATGCGGGTGTAGGTATGTTGGGCGCGCTGGAAGGCGCTTCAATGGCAAGTATTCGCGAAATTTTTGCGACCAATACGCTTGGCACCATCGCCTTAACCCAGGCGGTCATCCCGCAATTTCGTCAACGGCAGGCCGGTACTATTGTGAATGTCACCTCAACCGTGACGGTGAGACCACTGCCGCTGTTGGCGGTGTATACCGGCAGTAAAGCCGCGGTAAATGCGTTTACCGAATCACTTGCGTTGGAACTGGCACCGCATAATATACGGGTACGTTTGGTTCTGCCCGGCGCCGCTCCCGGCACCCGCTTTGGCGAGAACTGTCGCCCGCATATGGAAAACGCTTTCCCGGAAGGCTATGGCGATCTGGCGCAACATGTACTGGCTGGCTTTGAAAATCTCACCGACATTACTCAGGCTGCGGATGTTGCTGAGGCCGTATGGCGGGCAGTTACCGATACGAATAGCCCGATGCGCTTGCCCGCCGGGGCCGATGCGGTGAAAAGCTTCAACGCCGCATAA
- a CDS encoding nuclear transport factor 2 family protein: MQPDFNRRLLLTAAAGTAAVAGFNSSPLFAAAHSAGAPLSRDMLYSTSPQATALQGEAADRVAIRALIDAWAHYADRRLAEKQAALFTENGGYSIYNAEPAHSQPVSSRHGRAQIVAALATLNQFVHTTHFNGQSAIAIKGDRAIGESYCLAHQLHEVNGQRTLQLLSIRYYDDFVRVNGQWLFAERQLIIDWSDTRPSAES, translated from the coding sequence ATGCAACCAGATTTTAACCGTCGTCTGTTACTGACTGCGGCGGCAGGCACTGCCGCCGTTGCCGGGTTCAATTCATCCCCGCTTTTTGCCGCCGCGCATTCCGCTGGCGCACCGCTTTCGCGTGACATGCTCTACTCAACCTCACCACAAGCAACAGCGCTACAGGGTGAAGCGGCCGATCGGGTTGCCATTCGCGCCTTGATTGATGCCTGGGCGCACTATGCCGATCGTCGGTTAGCGGAAAAGCAGGCAGCGCTCTTCACGGAAAACGGCGGGTATAGTATTTACAACGCCGAACCGGCGCATAGCCAGCCAGTGAGTTCCCGGCACGGACGGGCGCAAATTGTGGCGGCGCTGGCTACCCTTAACCAATTCGTGCATACCACCCATTTCAACGGGCAAAGCGCCATCGCGATTAAAGGGGATCGCGCGATCGGTGAATCTTACTGCCTGGCGCATCAGCTTCACGAAGTGAACGGACAACGGACGCTGCAACTCTTGTCGATTCGTTATTACGACGATTTTGTTCGGGTTAATGGGCAATGGCTCTTCGCCGAGCGGCAGTTAATTATTGACTGGAGTGATACACGTCCATCCGCCGAGAGTTAA
- a CDS encoding aldo/keto reductase has protein sequence MKQIQLGSSGLTVSAQGLGCMGMSTTYGPSDEQESLATLARARELGITLFDTAEVYGPFSNEKLLGKAFASTRDRVVLATKVGFKFDAAGALEMVAGRPVVSGKPAHIQAAVEGCLQRLGTDYIDLLYLHRIDPSTPIEETIAALAALVKQGKIRYIGLSEASPVTIRKAHAVHPVSAVQIEYSLFERGVEHNQVLATTRELGIGFVSYSPLGRGFLSGALNDLSSLASTDFRRFDPRFQGENLRINLRLVDGITKIAAAKGVTPSQLAIAWTQQAGTVPIPGTRRVKYLEENAAAADLILTEEELQALNDIAPFGAAAGERYAPAMMETLGH, from the coding sequence ATGAAACAGATCCAACTGGGTTCCAGCGGCCTAACGGTGAGCGCTCAGGGGCTGGGATGCATGGGTATGAGTACCACTTACGGCCCAAGCGATGAACAGGAGAGCCTGGCGACATTGGCCCGGGCGCGTGAACTGGGCATCACTCTGTTCGATACGGCAGAAGTCTATGGACCGTTTAGCAATGAAAAACTGCTTGGCAAAGCGTTCGCCAGTACACGCGATCGCGTGGTGTTGGCAACCAAAGTCGGTTTCAAATTCGATGCCGCCGGCGCGCTCGAAATGGTCGCCGGTAGGCCGGTGGTTAGCGGCAAGCCAGCGCATATTCAGGCGGCGGTAGAGGGCTGTTTGCAGCGGCTGGGAACCGATTATATTGATTTGCTCTACCTGCATCGCATCGATCCTTCGACGCCGATCGAGGAAACCATTGCGGCGCTAGCAGCGCTGGTTAAGCAGGGAAAAATACGCTACATAGGGCTGTCTGAAGCCTCACCCGTGACTATCAGAAAGGCCCATGCCGTTCATCCCGTTTCGGCGGTGCAGATTGAGTATTCCCTGTTTGAACGTGGCGTGGAACACAACCAGGTTCTGGCAACCACGCGTGAACTCGGCATTGGTTTTGTGTCTTATTCCCCGCTCGGTCGCGGTTTTTTATCCGGTGCGCTCAATGATCTATCGTCGCTGGCGTCCACCGATTTCCGACGCTTCGATCCGCGATTCCAGGGAGAAAATTTACGCATTAACCTGCGCCTGGTCGACGGCATTACTAAAATTGCCGCGGCCAAAGGGGTCACGCCGTCGCAATTAGCGATTGCCTGGACCCAACAGGCTGGAACCGTGCCGATACCCGGTACCCGCCGCGTGAAATATCTGGAGGAAAATGCAGCGGCGGCTGACCTGATACTGACTGAGGAGGAGTTACAGGCGTTAAATGACATCGCGCCGTTTGGCGCGGCGGCCGGAGAACGTTATGCGCCAGCGATGATGGAAACGCTGGGACACTAA
- a CDS encoding aldo/keto reductase, with amino-acid sequence MPLDSYLSLGRSGLRVSPFCLGTMTFGEDWGWGSSVAESEAILTEYLAQGGNFIDTANIYTNGHAEKIIGDYFATRGELRDRVVLATKFFCNLHPGDPNGGGAGRKAIIRQCEESLRRLQTDYIDLYWLHNYDRTAPIEETLRAMDDLVTAGKVRYLGVSDLPAWKVAQAATLADFCHFAPFIAMQVEYSLLARTVEGELTPMAQELGIGVMPWGPLRGGKLSGKYTRDNAGQQKSDRTGSTSGLSADEYAVLDVVNQVADETGASAAAVALAWVHQCPGVSSTLIGARRLDQLQANLAALDLKLTVDQLARLDECSVPTLNFPADNNRHLAPGLAFAGATVDGVKTTAQPMIVNNTTRY; translated from the coding sequence ATGCCGCTTGATTCTTACCTTTCCCTTGGCCGTTCCGGCCTGCGCGTCAGCCCGTTTTGCCTCGGTACGATGACCTTTGGCGAAGATTGGGGCTGGGGAAGCAGCGTGGCGGAATCGGAAGCGATTCTGACCGAATATCTGGCACAGGGCGGTAATTTTATTGATACCGCCAACATCTATACCAACGGGCACGCCGAAAAAATTATCGGTGATTATTTTGCGACACGCGGTGAATTGCGCGATCGGGTGGTACTGGCGACCAAGTTCTTCTGCAACTTGCATCCTGGCGATCCGAATGGCGGCGGCGCGGGCCGTAAGGCCATCATTCGCCAGTGCGAGGAGTCGCTACGCCGCTTGCAGACTGATTATATCGATCTCTACTGGCTGCATAACTATGATCGCACAGCGCCGATTGAGGAGACGCTACGCGCGATGGATGACCTGGTGACTGCCGGTAAAGTCCGCTATCTCGGGGTTTCCGACCTACCGGCCTGGAAAGTGGCGCAGGCGGCGACGCTCGCCGACTTCTGTCATTTTGCGCCTTTTATCGCCATGCAGGTGGAATACTCACTGTTAGCGCGTACCGTCGAAGGCGAGTTGACGCCGATGGCGCAGGAGTTGGGCATTGGCGTCATGCCATGGGGGCCGCTGCGTGGAGGTAAACTTTCCGGCAAATATACCCGTGACAACGCAGGCCAACAAAAATCCGACCGCACCGGTTCGACCAGCGGGCTGAGCGCCGACGAGTATGCCGTACTGGATGTGGTCAACCAGGTCGCCGATGAAACCGGCGCCAGTGCCGCCGCGGTGGCTCTGGCATGGGTTCATCAGTGTCCCGGCGTCTCTTCTACGCTGATCGGCGCCAGACGTCTGGATCAGTTGCAGGCGAATCTTGCGGCGCTCGATCTAAAACTTACCGTTGACCAGCTTGCCCGGCTCGACGAGTGTTCGGTGCCGACGCTGAATTTCCCTGCCGACAATAACCGTCACCTCGCGCCGGGCCTCGCTTTTGCTGGTGCCACCGTGGACGGTGTAAAAACCACCGCGCAACCGATGATCGTAAACAACACCACCCGTTACTAA
- a CDS encoding type II toxin-antitoxin system RelE/ParE family toxin, with translation MEQQVTFEYTLTVKHCIDTIVSFLRRVDVEPRPVIADILTQFESTVGQFPQEGQICPELLKIGCAKYREFNHAEGYRVLYSVDGTLVTAHAILAHRQDVQQLLFKRLIMA, from the coding sequence ATGGAACAGCAGGTGACCTTTGAGTACACGCTGACGGTAAAGCACTGCATCGACACAATAGTGAGTTTCCTGCGCCGGGTTGATGTTGAGCCGCGCCCGGTTATCGCAGATATTCTCACACAGTTTGAGAGTACCGTAGGCCAGTTCCCTCAGGAAGGCCAGATTTGCCCCGAATTGCTGAAAATTGGCTGCGCCAAGTACCGGGAGTTTAACCACGCTGAAGGCTACCGGGTTTTGTATTCAGTAGATGGAACGTTAGTGACCGCGCATGCGATCCTGGCACATCGGCAGGACGTCCAGCAGTTACTGTTTAAGCGTCTGATCATGGCCTGA
- a CDS encoding DUF6157 family protein, which yields MHSTNYRNTLITVSDDCPVTVATRPAKAGTIAERQFAQLSAAPYTLTSDELLLAVENARKGPVTADEFFAKPQACLRASPLVKKHGYGLHHNSESRVALVAMESAEYARLLADASVVKRRGMRSSRR from the coding sequence ATGCACAGCACGAATTATCGGAACACACTGATCACGGTGTCGGATGATTGTCCGGTGACAGTGGCAACGCGGCCAGCCAAAGCGGGAACCATCGCAGAGCGACAGTTCGCACAGCTTTCAGCCGCGCCCTATACTCTGACGTCAGACGAACTGCTTCTCGCTGTCGAGAATGCCCGCAAAGGCCCGGTGACGGCAGACGAGTTCTTCGCTAAGCCACAAGCCTGCCTGCGCGCTTCTCCGCTGGTGAAGAAGCACGGTTATGGGCTGCACCACAATTCAGAGAGCCGGGTCGCGCTGGTCGCGATGGAGAGTGCCGAATATGCGCGGTTACTGGCTGATGCTTCGGTTGTGAAACGCCGGGGAATGCGTAGCTCGCGCCGTTGA
- a CDS encoding AraC family transcriptional regulator, producing MIDPLADVVTLLQPAAQFSKVAVASGSWKVRRTDRGEPFYCVVLAGCCRLAVNRETPFLLQEGDFVLIPAAWDFTLYSQHPDDLSEIASVAPVRQPNGEFRIGQQDEPPEVRMLLGHCVFDAPDAALLVSLLPQLIHVRGEPRLTTLVQLVGDESRAQRPARAVVLARLLEVLFIEALRSAARTYASPGLLQGLADERLAAAIRGLHEKPAHPWTVAQMAKTAALSRSTFFERFRATVGVAPMTYLLTWRMALAKDLLRKNAASITEVAERVGYSSVSTFSVAFSRYAGLTPTRYRQELSARNLADEFQQPG from the coding sequence ATGATCGATCCGCTTGCCGATGTGGTTACGCTGCTGCAACCCGCCGCGCAGTTCTCTAAAGTTGCGGTGGCTTCAGGTAGCTGGAAAGTACGCCGCACCGATCGGGGCGAGCCATTTTATTGTGTGGTTTTAGCGGGTTGCTGTCGGCTCGCCGTGAACCGAGAGACGCCCTTTCTGCTGCAGGAAGGCGATTTTGTGCTGATCCCCGCCGCGTGGGATTTCACTCTCTACAGCCAGCATCCCGATGATTTATCGGAAATCGCAAGCGTCGCACCAGTCCGCCAGCCCAATGGTGAATTTCGTATTGGTCAACAGGACGAACCGCCGGAAGTCCGAATGTTGCTCGGGCACTGCGTATTTGATGCGCCGGATGCGGCATTGCTGGTATCGCTGTTGCCGCAGTTGATCCATGTGCGCGGCGAACCCAGGCTTACCACCCTGGTTCAGTTGGTGGGCGATGAATCACGTGCACAGCGGCCTGCTCGCGCGGTGGTCCTGGCACGCCTGCTAGAGGTTCTGTTTATTGAGGCGCTACGTTCAGCGGCGAGGACTTACGCATCGCCGGGGTTGTTACAAGGGCTGGCCGATGAGCGGTTGGCGGCAGCAATACGCGGTTTGCATGAAAAGCCAGCGCATCCATGGACCGTGGCGCAGATGGCAAAAACTGCGGCGCTCTCCCGCTCTACTTTTTTTGAGCGATTTCGTGCCACGGTGGGCGTTGCTCCGATGACCTATCTGCTCACCTGGCGTATGGCGCTGGCAAAAGATCTGCTGCGTAAAAACGCCGCCAGCATTACCGAGGTGGCGGAACGCGTCGGCTATAGTTCGGTAAGTACCTTTAGCGTGGCCTTTTCTCGTTATGCTGGCCTGACGCCAACCCGTTACAGGCAGGAACTGAGCGCCAGAAACCTGGCCGATGAATTTCAGCAGCCTGGCTAA
- a CDS encoding type II toxin-antitoxin system Phd/YefM family antitoxin, which produces MKVETISYVKKNAATLDLSEPILVTQNGVPAYVIESYDQQQERENTIALLKLLTLSEKDKAEGRVFSKDQLLDGLAD; this is translated from the coding sequence ATGAAAGTAGAGACAATCAGCTACGTTAAAAAGAACGCAGCAACGCTTGATCTGTCAGAACCCATCCTGGTCACACAAAATGGTGTACCTGCTTATGTTATAGAATCCTATGATCAGCAGCAGGAACGGGAAAACACTATCGCTTTGCTGAAGCTGCTTACCCTGTCAGAGAAAGATAAAGCTGAAGGGCGCGTGTTCTCGAAAGACCAGTTGCTGGATGGACTTGCGGATTAA
- a CDS encoding alpha/beta hydrolase has product MNSFVKVVTAATLVLTLAGCSHSLTLTPGQQAAISPQAAAFIKKTSYPIIPSFIPISDQQIIDGRKKFNASEAPIEADLIKKYALHTQRTTIAGVPVLVITPTHVAAGLEDVAAINIHGGGFVMGDASDRSALMVAGTLGVTVYSIDYDMAPEAKFPVAIDQSLSVYKQLVTRFRPERMIGISSSSGGEIMLAMLLKAQRQHLPMIKAQVLFSPASDITGNGDSAVANDGRDVAPLGLTLRIANQFYLNGIDARKPEVSPLYDTYPSSFPASVIVSGTRDLLLSDAVRLFWKLKAVDVTSELLIAEGGTHGFHWQYQTPESIATMKAADRFLRQQLQ; this is encoded by the coding sequence ATGAACTCTTTTGTGAAGGTTGTTACTGCGGCAACGCTGGTATTAACGCTGGCTGGCTGTAGTCATTCATTGACCCTGACGCCAGGCCAGCAAGCGGCAATCAGCCCACAAGCGGCGGCGTTTATTAAAAAAACATCGTATCCCATCATCCCTTCATTTATCCCGATTAGTGACCAGCAAATTATTGACGGGCGAAAAAAATTCAATGCTTCCGAAGCGCCGATTGAAGCGGATTTGATTAAAAAATACGCCTTACATACGCAGCGAACCACGATTGCCGGCGTGCCGGTGTTGGTTATCACGCCAACTCATGTGGCGGCAGGTTTGGAAGATGTGGCTGCGATAAATATTCACGGCGGTGGGTTTGTGATGGGAGATGCCAGCGATCGCTCGGCGCTGATGGTCGCAGGTACGCTGGGCGTTACGGTCTACTCTATTGATTATGATATGGCGCCAGAGGCGAAGTTTCCGGTCGCTATCGATCAGTCGCTGTCGGTTTATAAACAACTGGTGACACGTTTCCGACCCGAGCGGATGATTGGTATCAGTAGCTCTTCCGGCGGGGAAATTATGCTGGCAATGTTGCTAAAGGCGCAGCGGCAGCATCTTCCAATGATAAAAGCACAGGTTTTATTTAGCCCCGCATCCGACATTACGGGGAATGGCGATAGCGCGGTAGCCAATGATGGACGGGATGTCGCCCCACTGGGGCTGACGTTACGTATCGCCAACCAGTTTTATCTCAACGGTATTGATGCGCGAAAGCCTGAGGTTTCGCCGCTTTATGATACTTATCCATCCAGTTTCCCTGCCAGTGTGATTGTTTCCGGCACCCGAGATCTGCTGCTGAGCGACGCAGTGCGGTTGTTCTGGAAGTTAAAGGCGGTGGACGTGACTTCAGAACTGTTGATTGCTGAAGGCGGCACCCATGGTTTTCACTGGCAGTATCAAACCCCGGAGTCGATAGCAACGATGAAGGCGGCGGATAGGTTTCTGCGCCAACAATTACAGTAG
- a CDS encoding TetR/AcrR family transcriptional regulator, which produces MVKPSHISPNNASAPIEGLRERKRRARHERIITVALELFLANGFEATTLDAIAEAADISRRTFFHYFSSKEEIVTALESGSTEAFKTELLAISPETPPLDAVYATLIKITSSYSLEEATALDRLMHSTDTLLARKQANYIRQEQALFTALTEKWPDPARRMELRLVAMMGIGAMRISAECWSEEQRKKPFEYYLNAVFKQLAD; this is translated from the coding sequence ATGGTTAAGCCCTCTCACATTTCCCCTAATAACGCCTCCGCGCCCATCGAAGGTTTGCGCGAAAGAAAGCGTCGGGCAAGGCATGAACGTATCATCACTGTCGCGCTGGAATTATTCCTGGCTAACGGTTTCGAAGCCACCACGCTAGATGCGATAGCCGAAGCGGCGGATATTTCCCGACGAACTTTTTTTCACTATTTCAGTTCGAAAGAGGAAATTGTGACCGCCCTGGAAAGCGGCTCTACTGAGGCTTTCAAAACTGAGCTGCTGGCAATCTCACCGGAGACACCGCCGCTTGATGCGGTATATGCGACGCTAATAAAAATTACCTCGTCTTATTCTTTAGAAGAGGCGACGGCGCTCGATCGTTTGATGCATTCAACCGACACGCTGCTGGCACGCAAACAGGCGAATTATATTCGTCAGGAACAGGCCTTATTTACTGCTTTAACGGAAAAATGGCCCGATCCCGCGCGGCGTATGGAGCTACGCTTAGTCGCAATGATGGGAATAGGTGCGATGCGTATCTCGGCAGAATGCTGGAGTGAAGAGCAGAGGAAGAAGCCATTTGAATATTATCTGAACGCGGTTTTTAAGCAGCTAGCAGATTGA